Proteins encoded together in one Megalops cyprinoides isolate fMegCyp1 chromosome 20, fMegCyp1.pri, whole genome shotgun sequence window:
- the LOC118795823 gene encoding plasminogen activator inhibitor 1 RNA-binding protein-like isoform X2: MPGHLQEGFGCVVTNRFDQLLDDESDPFEVLKAAENKKKEGAAAGAAKTAAQAAKQPKKESQKDRKNPLLDKKEESQAPVPLKKEGIRRVGRRPDQPSPQGGQPGSQQQGGPGEGRPGDRRPERRPPRERRFDKPSEEKPEGGEFSVEKSVGDRSVRGRGGGRGGRGGRGRGMGRSDGFDSRGKREFDRHSGSDKSLKAEEKRGGSGSHNWGNVKDELSELDQSNATEETPEGEEHPPADSENKENEVEEVKEEGPKEMTLDEWKAMQDKERAKVEFNIRKANEGTDGQWKKGYVLHKSKSEDRPAGALIDTAETDADSTAFHQKANADEAAGDHHFRKPANDITSQLEINFGDLGRPGRGRGGPRGGRGGRGGGGSRPARGGRADKPGGVSVPNVDDPEAFPALA, encoded by the exons ATGCCCGGACATCTGCAAGAAGGCTTCGGTTGCGTTGTAACCAATCGGTTCGACCAACTATTAGACGACGAATCCGACCCTTTCGAGGTGTTAAAGGCAGCAGAGAACAAGAAGAAGGAGGGGGCCGCTGCTGGTGCCGCCAAGACTGCAGCTCAAGCCGCTAAGCAACCGAAAAAGGAGTCccagaaagacaggaagaacCCTCTTCTCGACAAGAAGGAAGAATCGCAGGCGCCAGTGCCTCTTAAGAAAGAAG GCATCAGGAGAGTGGGAAGGCGGCCGGACCAGCCATCCCCTCAAGGGGGGCAGCCCGGGTCGCAGCAGCAGGGGGGACCGGGCGAGGGCAGGCCTGGGGACCGCAGGCCTGAAAGGAGGCCGCCGCGGGAGCGCCGCTTTGATAAGCCATCTGAAGAGAAGCCAGAGGGCGGAGAGTTCTCAGTGGAAAA GTCAGTGGGCGACAGGTCTGTCCGAGGGCGTGGCGGAGGACGCGGGGGCCGTGGAGGTCGTGGGCGTGGTATGGGCCGGAGCGACGGGTTTGACTCTCGCGGGAAGCGAGAGTTTGACCGACACAGCGGAAGCGACAAATC CCTGAAAGCCGAAGAAAAGCGTGGCGGGAGTGGATCGCACAATTGGGGCAATGTAAAGGATGAGCTCAG tgaACTGGATCAGTCCAATGCCACTGAGGAGACCCCTGAAGGCGAGGAGCATCCTCCTGCAGATTCTGAGAACAA GGAGAATGAGGTGGAGGAAGTCAAAGAGGAAGGACCCAAGGAGATGACCCTGGATGAATGGAAGGCTATGCAGGACAAGGAACGCGCTAAAGTGGAATTCAACATCCGCAAGGCCAACGAGGGCACAGATGGCCAGTGGAAGAAGGGCTACGTGCTGCACAAGTCCAAGAGTGAAGAT AGACCTGCTGGTGCTTTAATCGACACTGCAGAGACGGACGCTGATTCAACTGCCTTCCACCAAAAG GCCAATGCAGATGAAGCCGCTGGGGACCACCACTTCCGGAAGCCAGCCAACGACATCACTTCCCAGCTGGAGATCAACTTTGGGGACCTTGGCCGTCCGGGGCGTGGCCGTGGGGGACCCCGTGGAGGAAGAGGCGGGCGTGGCGGTGGTGGCAGCAGGCCTGCGCGTGGGGGCAGGGCTGATAAG ccCGGCGGAGTGTCGGTGCCCAATGTGGATGATCCAGAGGCCTTCCCAGCCCTGGCCTGA
- the LOC118795823 gene encoding plasminogen activator inhibitor 1 RNA-binding protein-like isoform X4, with protein sequence MPGHLQEGFGCVVTNRFDQLLDDESDPFEVLKAAENKKKEGAAAGAAKTAAQAAKQPKKESQKDRKNPLLDKKEESQAPVPLKKEGIRRVGRRPDQPSPQGGQPGSQQQGGPGEGRPGDRRPERRPPRERRFDKPSEEKPEGGEFSVEKSVGDRSVRGRGGGRGGRGGRGRGMGRSDGFDSRGKREFDRHSGSDKSLKAEEKRGGSGSHNWGNVKDELSELDQSNATEETPEGEEHPPADSENKENEVEEVKEEGPKEMTLDEWKAMQDKERAKVEFNIRKANEGTDGQWKKGYVLHKSKSEDANADEAAGDHHFRKPANDITSQLEINFGDLGRPGRGRGGPRGGRGGRGGGGSRPARGGRADKPGGVSVPNVDDPEAFPALA encoded by the exons ATGCCCGGACATCTGCAAGAAGGCTTCGGTTGCGTTGTAACCAATCGGTTCGACCAACTATTAGACGACGAATCCGACCCTTTCGAGGTGTTAAAGGCAGCAGAGAACAAGAAGAAGGAGGGGGCCGCTGCTGGTGCCGCCAAGACTGCAGCTCAAGCCGCTAAGCAACCGAAAAAGGAGTCccagaaagacaggaagaacCCTCTTCTCGACAAGAAGGAAGAATCGCAGGCGCCAGTGCCTCTTAAGAAAGAAG GCATCAGGAGAGTGGGAAGGCGGCCGGACCAGCCATCCCCTCAAGGGGGGCAGCCCGGGTCGCAGCAGCAGGGGGGACCGGGCGAGGGCAGGCCTGGGGACCGCAGGCCTGAAAGGAGGCCGCCGCGGGAGCGCCGCTTTGATAAGCCATCTGAAGAGAAGCCAGAGGGCGGAGAGTTCTCAGTGGAAAA GTCAGTGGGCGACAGGTCTGTCCGAGGGCGTGGCGGAGGACGCGGGGGCCGTGGAGGTCGTGGGCGTGGTATGGGCCGGAGCGACGGGTTTGACTCTCGCGGGAAGCGAGAGTTTGACCGACACAGCGGAAGCGACAAATC CCTGAAAGCCGAAGAAAAGCGTGGCGGGAGTGGATCGCACAATTGGGGCAATGTAAAGGATGAGCTCAG tgaACTGGATCAGTCCAATGCCACTGAGGAGACCCCTGAAGGCGAGGAGCATCCTCCTGCAGATTCTGAGAACAA GGAGAATGAGGTGGAGGAAGTCAAAGAGGAAGGACCCAAGGAGATGACCCTGGATGAATGGAAGGCTATGCAGGACAAGGAACGCGCTAAAGTGGAATTCAACATCCGCAAGGCCAACGAGGGCACAGATGGCCAGTGGAAGAAGGGCTACGTGCTGCACAAGTCCAAGAGTGAAGAT GCCAATGCAGATGAAGCCGCTGGGGACCACCACTTCCGGAAGCCAGCCAACGACATCACTTCCCAGCTGGAGATCAACTTTGGGGACCTTGGCCGTCCGGGGCGTGGCCGTGGGGGACCCCGTGGAGGAAGAGGCGGGCGTGGCGGTGGTGGCAGCAGGCCTGCGCGTGGGGGCAGGGCTGATAAG ccCGGCGGAGTGTCGGTGCCCAATGTGGATGATCCAGAGGCCTTCCCAGCCCTGGCCTGA
- the LOC118795823 gene encoding plasminogen activator inhibitor 1 RNA-binding protein-like isoform X3, whose translation MPGHLQEGFGCVVTNRFDQLLDDESDPFEVLKAAENKKKEGAAAGAAKTAAQAAKQPKKESQKDRKNPLLDKKEESQAPVPLKKEGIRRVGRRPDQPSPQGGQPGSQQQGGPGEGRPGDRRPERRPPRERRFDKPSEEKPEGGEFSVEKSVGDRSVRGRGGGRGGRGGRGRGMGRSDGFDSRGKREFDRHSGSDKSSLKAEEKRGGSGSHNWGNVKDELSELDQSNATEETPEGEEHPPADSENKENEVEEVKEEGPKEMTLDEWKAMQDKERAKVEFNIRKANEGTDGQWKKGYVLHKSKSEDANADEAAGDHHFRKPANDITSQLEINFGDLGRPGRGRGGPRGGRGGRGGGGSRPARGGRADKPGGVSVPNVDDPEAFPALA comes from the exons ATGCCCGGACATCTGCAAGAAGGCTTCGGTTGCGTTGTAACCAATCGGTTCGACCAACTATTAGACGACGAATCCGACCCTTTCGAGGTGTTAAAGGCAGCAGAGAACAAGAAGAAGGAGGGGGCCGCTGCTGGTGCCGCCAAGACTGCAGCTCAAGCCGCTAAGCAACCGAAAAAGGAGTCccagaaagacaggaagaacCCTCTTCTCGACAAGAAGGAAGAATCGCAGGCGCCAGTGCCTCTTAAGAAAGAAG GCATCAGGAGAGTGGGAAGGCGGCCGGACCAGCCATCCCCTCAAGGGGGGCAGCCCGGGTCGCAGCAGCAGGGGGGACCGGGCGAGGGCAGGCCTGGGGACCGCAGGCCTGAAAGGAGGCCGCCGCGGGAGCGCCGCTTTGATAAGCCATCTGAAGAGAAGCCAGAGGGCGGAGAGTTCTCAGTGGAAAA GTCAGTGGGCGACAGGTCTGTCCGAGGGCGTGGCGGAGGACGCGGGGGCCGTGGAGGTCGTGGGCGTGGTATGGGCCGGAGCGACGGGTTTGACTCTCGCGGGAAGCGAGAGTTTGACCGACACAGCGGAAGCGACAAATC CAGCCTGAAAGCCGAAGAAAAGCGTGGCGGGAGTGGATCGCACAATTGGGGCAATGTAAAGGATGAGCTCAG tgaACTGGATCAGTCCAATGCCACTGAGGAGACCCCTGAAGGCGAGGAGCATCCTCCTGCAGATTCTGAGAACAA GGAGAATGAGGTGGAGGAAGTCAAAGAGGAAGGACCCAAGGAGATGACCCTGGATGAATGGAAGGCTATGCAGGACAAGGAACGCGCTAAAGTGGAATTCAACATCCGCAAGGCCAACGAGGGCACAGATGGCCAGTGGAAGAAGGGCTACGTGCTGCACAAGTCCAAGAGTGAAGAT GCCAATGCAGATGAAGCCGCTGGGGACCACCACTTCCGGAAGCCAGCCAACGACATCACTTCCCAGCTGGAGATCAACTTTGGGGACCTTGGCCGTCCGGGGCGTGGCCGTGGGGGACCCCGTGGAGGAAGAGGCGGGCGTGGCGGTGGTGGCAGCAGGCCTGCGCGTGGGGGCAGGGCTGATAAG ccCGGCGGAGTGTCGGTGCCCAATGTGGATGATCCAGAGGCCTTCCCAGCCCTGGCCTGA
- the LOC118795823 gene encoding plasminogen activator inhibitor 1 RNA-binding protein-like isoform X1, with amino-acid sequence MPGHLQEGFGCVVTNRFDQLLDDESDPFEVLKAAENKKKEGAAAGAAKTAAQAAKQPKKESQKDRKNPLLDKKEESQAPVPLKKEGIRRVGRRPDQPSPQGGQPGSQQQGGPGEGRPGDRRPERRPPRERRFDKPSEEKPEGGEFSVEKSVGDRSVRGRGGGRGGRGGRGRGMGRSDGFDSRGKREFDRHSGSDKSSLKAEEKRGGSGSHNWGNVKDELSELDQSNATEETPEGEEHPPADSENKENEVEEVKEEGPKEMTLDEWKAMQDKERAKVEFNIRKANEGTDGQWKKGYVLHKSKSEDRPAGALIDTAETDADSTAFHQKANADEAAGDHHFRKPANDITSQLEINFGDLGRPGRGRGGPRGGRGGRGGGGSRPARGGRADKPGGVSVPNVDDPEAFPALA; translated from the exons ATGCCCGGACATCTGCAAGAAGGCTTCGGTTGCGTTGTAACCAATCGGTTCGACCAACTATTAGACGACGAATCCGACCCTTTCGAGGTGTTAAAGGCAGCAGAGAACAAGAAGAAGGAGGGGGCCGCTGCTGGTGCCGCCAAGACTGCAGCTCAAGCCGCTAAGCAACCGAAAAAGGAGTCccagaaagacaggaagaacCCTCTTCTCGACAAGAAGGAAGAATCGCAGGCGCCAGTGCCTCTTAAGAAAGAAG GCATCAGGAGAGTGGGAAGGCGGCCGGACCAGCCATCCCCTCAAGGGGGGCAGCCCGGGTCGCAGCAGCAGGGGGGACCGGGCGAGGGCAGGCCTGGGGACCGCAGGCCTGAAAGGAGGCCGCCGCGGGAGCGCCGCTTTGATAAGCCATCTGAAGAGAAGCCAGAGGGCGGAGAGTTCTCAGTGGAAAA GTCAGTGGGCGACAGGTCTGTCCGAGGGCGTGGCGGAGGACGCGGGGGCCGTGGAGGTCGTGGGCGTGGTATGGGCCGGAGCGACGGGTTTGACTCTCGCGGGAAGCGAGAGTTTGACCGACACAGCGGAAGCGACAAATC CAGCCTGAAAGCCGAAGAAAAGCGTGGCGGGAGTGGATCGCACAATTGGGGCAATGTAAAGGATGAGCTCAG tgaACTGGATCAGTCCAATGCCACTGAGGAGACCCCTGAAGGCGAGGAGCATCCTCCTGCAGATTCTGAGAACAA GGAGAATGAGGTGGAGGAAGTCAAAGAGGAAGGACCCAAGGAGATGACCCTGGATGAATGGAAGGCTATGCAGGACAAGGAACGCGCTAAAGTGGAATTCAACATCCGCAAGGCCAACGAGGGCACAGATGGCCAGTGGAAGAAGGGCTACGTGCTGCACAAGTCCAAGAGTGAAGAT AGACCTGCTGGTGCTTTAATCGACACTGCAGAGACGGACGCTGATTCAACTGCCTTCCACCAAAAG GCCAATGCAGATGAAGCCGCTGGGGACCACCACTTCCGGAAGCCAGCCAACGACATCACTTCCCAGCTGGAGATCAACTTTGGGGACCTTGGCCGTCCGGGGCGTGGCCGTGGGGGACCCCGTGGAGGAAGAGGCGGGCGTGGCGGTGGTGGCAGCAGGCCTGCGCGTGGGGGCAGGGCTGATAAG ccCGGCGGAGTGTCGGTGCCCAATGTGGATGATCCAGAGGCCTTCCCAGCCCTGGCCTGA